The Pyxidicoccus sp. MSG2 DNA segment CTCCGGCATGTGGCTGCGGCCCGACACCAGCGTGAACAGCGGCAACCTGCCCGCGGACAACCTCGTCACGGTCTCCGGCAATACCTTCGTGAGCTCTTCGCTGACGCAACTGACCCTCTCGCCGGCCCTGGCCGCGGTGCCGGCGGGCGCGAGCTTCAAGAGCGCAGACCTCTTCGACGTCTACAACGTCGTGGGCGGTGCAGTCGTACAGACGAACGGCGACATCTACGTCGTCCCGTAGCCGCACCCGTCCCGCTCCGCATCCCTCTCGGGCGGAGCGGGACGAAGAAGGCCCCGGGACCGAAGGCGCTCCCAACCCCACTGCGTCCGCCCAACAGGGGCTGGCAACGCTCCAAGCGTTGACTTGCTGGCTCGGAAGTCCACGGGATGCGCGGTGGCGTCCTCGGAACTACATGAGAGGGAGTCGCGCCACCGCGTCCAGCCCAGGAGCGGCCATGCAGCCTCCGGACCTCCCGCTTCCTCCTTCTGGCATTGCCCTGGTCCTCGCGGACGTGGATGGCACGTTGCTCACGCGCGACAAGGCGCTCACCGAGCGGGCAGTCGCCGCGGTGCGGGCCCTGCGCGCACGTGGCATCCGCTTCGCCATCACCAGCGGGCGTCCGCCGCGGGGAATGAGGATGCTGCTTCCGCCACTCGCCCTCACCACGCCGGTGGCGGCCTTCAACGGGGGCATGTTCTGCCGGCCCTCCGACCTCTCCATCGTCGAGGCGCACACCCTGCCGCCCGCCCTGGTGCCGGACCTGCTGCGGGTGCTCGCGGCGCATGGGCTGGATGCGTGGGTGTATCGGGGCCTCGACTGGCTGGTGCGCGACGGGGAGACGGCGCACGTGGCGCGAGAGCAGTGGACGGTGCGGTTTGCTCCGAAGTGCGTGGCGGACTTCGCGGGGCTGGAGGAGGGCGTCGTGAAGCTGGTGGGCGTCAGTGACGACGCCGTGCGGATGGAAGCGGCGCGCGCGGACGTGGCCGCGCGCTGCGGCCCGAGGGTGAGCGCCCAGCTCTCGCAGCCCTACTACCTGGACATCACCCATGCCGAGGCCAACAAGGGCGCCGTGGCCCGACATCTCTCCGCCTCTCTGGGTATCCCGCGCGAGCGCATCGCCACGCTCGGGGACCAGCCCAACGACGTGCTGATGTTCCGCGAGAGCGGGCTGAGCATCGCCATGGGGCAGGCGCCGCAGGAGGTGCGGGCGCAGGCAACCCGGGTGACCGCCTCTTCCGAGGAAGAGGGCTTCGCGCTCGGGCTCGAGCGCTGGGTGCTCGGGGATGGCGTATTCGAGGGAGCGGGAGCGTCACCCGGCTAGCGCGTCAATGACTTGTCATGGGCGTATCAGGCCGAGCACCTCGTTCCGGAGGTGCTCCAGCCAGCGCAGGAGCCGTGCCTCCGGGAGCTGCTGGGAGCGGCTCTTCCAGAGGGCCCGCTCCAGTCCCCGAGGCGGCTGGAGTCGCGCGAGCAGGGCGCGCAGGACATCTTCGCGTGCGTACGCCCGGAGGAACGCCGCCGCGAGCCCCTCAACCGGGCCCTCGGGCGCGCGTCCCACGAGGTCGAGCAGGAAGACGAACAGGTCATCCGCGTGGCGATCCCCGGCGGGCAGCCTCGCCTCGTGCGGTGTCTCGAAGTCGATGAGCCACGCGCGCTGCTCGCCCGCGTCGTAGAGGACGTTCTTCAGGTGCGCGTCTCCGTGCGACCACGGCCGGGACGAGCCGGGGAACGTCAGGCCATGCGCCCGGCGCAGCTCGTGGGCCGCGGCCTCCACCATGGGCGGGGTGAGCTGCCCGCGTGCCAGCAACAGGTCCAGGCGCTCTCCGGGGAGCGCCTCCAGCGCCACGCCACACCCCTTCCAGCGCTCCGCCACGCGGCCCGCGTGCAGCAGCCGGAAGGAGTCCAGCTCCCAGTCCCGCCAGCGCGAGCACGAGACGAACATGCGGATGCGGCTGCGCGACAGACGGAGGAAGACATTGCCGGTGGCAATCACCGCACCCATGCCGAGGCGCCGGCGCTTGACCCAGACCGTGACGTCCCGCCGCGTCTCCAGGCGCACCGAGTTGACGCGTACGGACTCAATCGCGAGCCCCAGTCCATGGCTCCACAGCTCGGCGAGCGTCCCGCCCCGCTTCACGCCTTCAACTCCTCGTACCAGAGCACCACGGCGAGGCATCCCAGGCACCAGCACCGCACCAGCCCGCGTCCCGCCAGCCCGCCGAACACCATCACCGCCGCGAGGACCAGCACCGTCCCCATGGCGCCCGCCGTGCCTCCCGCCTCGCGCAGCAGCGAGCGCGCGCTCCGCCAGGGGCGCGCGGCGCCATCCAGCGCCAGGGGGAAGAGGAACAGCCCCTGGACCTCGACGGCATAGAACGCGGGCACCGCGAGCAGCAGGCCCACCGCGTGTGGCAGCCCCAGGAAGACGGCCATGCCCCATGCCCCCACGGCAGCCAGGAGCGCGGAGGCATATTTGAGGAGCCCCAGTGCCTGCGCGCCGGGCAGCACGGCCCGCACGGGCTGGCCGCGCACGTGGGACATGGCCCCGGCCATCCAGGCGGCGCCCCCGCGAAAGCCTCCAGGCCAGGCGCTCCGGGCCTCACGCGCCAGCGGCGAACCGGGAGCGTCATACAGCGCCGCCGCGCGCATCAGGAGCGCGCGGGCACGCCGCACCGGAGACGGCAGGACGCGGGTGAGGACCTCAGCCGCCATGGAGTTGCTCACGGGCGAAGCAGAAGTGCGCCCAGGCGAGGAACGCGAGCCCGTGGCCTCCCAGCAGGGTGCGGTGCAGCAGATTCTCGAACCGCCCGCACCGCCGCCGGTGGAAGACGAACTCGTCGTAGCAGATGAGGACCATCGTCCCCATCAGGACGACGAGGACGGGCAGCAGGAAGACGTGCGGGCGGGGAGACACCGAAGCGGCGCACATCAGCAGGAACAGCGGCAGCCCACCGCCTGCCAGCGCGAGCAGCTCCGCCTTGTGCTCGTTGGGCCCCACTCGGAGCCCGGCCGCGCGGTGATAGACCCAGTCCGCCACGCCGGCCACCGTCGCGGTCGTCCCGGCCATCGCCACCACCCACAGCTCCCACGGGTACAGGGAGGGCAGGGCGAGCCACGCGAAGCGCGGCGTCCGGGACAGCGCCACCAGCGCCACGCCGAACAGCACGCCCGGAGCGAGCGAGGCCAGCAGGTTGGCGGCATCTCGCAGGCGCGGTTTCGGAGCGTGAAGAGAGGTCTGGAGGGCGAGGGCGGAGGTGGCGGGCATGGACGGTGGGCTCGTGGCCCGGGACGCTTCCCGGGCCACCAGGATGGCACAGGCCCGTTCCCCGGCGTGTCCCGCGGCTCGAACGGCGAGACGGCGTGAGCGCGCTTGAACCCGTCGAGCCCCGCCTGCGTCGTGGTCAGGCGATGTAACCCGAATATTCACATGTGCGTACTCCCTGAAAACCCACCAGGGAGATGCACATGGGAATCGGCGGCTTGCTGAAGAACAACCCGGTCACCAACGCCTACAACGCCACCAAGGAGGCCGTGACCGAGACGGTCGACTCCGTCATCGACACAGGTGAAGAGGCACTCGACGCGGCGACGACCCAGGCCACCGAGGTCTACGACGGCATCAGCAGCTTCATCGACTCCCCGCCGTCGGTTCCGTTCCTCCTCAATCCCATCTCCAACGCGCGAGACGAGATCGTCGAGGCCGCGGAGCGCGGTGTTGATTTCGCCACCGCCATCGGACGCAGGGTGATCGACACCCTGAAGGACAAGGTCGACTTCCTCGCGATTGAAGACCAGGTCAAGGACCTCGGCCCGGGCGACAGCTACCAGCTCAGCGCGAGCATCGACGGCTCGGTGTACGGCATCGGCGGCCGGCTCGAAGGCACGCAGACCATCACGAAGAACGAGGACGGCACGTACACGCTCGCGGTGGAAGGCGAAGCGGGGGCGGGCGTGATGGCGAGCCTCGAGAAGAAGGGCGCGAAGCTCTCCGGCGACAGGTTCACGAACTCCAGCGCCACCGTCGAGTTCACCTTCGACAGCGCTGAGGAAGTGGCTGACGCGGCCCGGACGTTCCTGGGTCCTGTCGTCGGCGGCGTCTCGGGCTTCCTCGACGGCGGAATCAAGGGGGCCCTCGATGGCGCGACGCCGGACTACGGCGCGCTGCTCGACAATGTCTCCGCGCTCGAGCTCAACCCGAACACGTCCTCCGACCTCGTCGGAAAATTGAGCGGCGCAAAGCGCGCCTCGCTCGGGGCGGGTACGTCACAGGAGCTCGGCGCGAGCGTGCGCCTCGAGTTTGGCGACGGACCTCCGAAGCTGGTGCTCAGCCAGTACACGAGCATCTCCGCCGAGACGGCCGGCTCGCTCCCGGGCGTCAAGGGCGAGCTCAGCGGGGACGTGAAGCTGAAGGTGGAGGAGGGCTTCGAGCTCCCCGATGGCCTCAGCGTCAGCGACGTGCTGGAGGACCCGGATGGGGTCGTGGAGGAGCTCGCGAAGACGGCCGTGCACACCGGCGAGGTCTCTGTGTCGCTCACGGCGGATGTGAAGGCGAAGGGCAAGCTGCCCATCGTGGGCGGGCTCGGCGGCGAGGCCGAGGCGAAGCTCGAGTTCACCGGTGGCGTGGACGAGGTCCTCGGCTCGGGCGGACTCGAGTCCCTCCTCCGCGGTCAGTTCGGGACGGCCTTCAACCAGTTCGCTGAAGTCACGGAGCTCGAGGCGACCCTCACGCCGTACGACACCGACGTCACCGAGTTCTCCAAGGGTTCTGGCAGGGGACTGAGCTCCATCAGTGGCGGCTTCTCGGCGACCACCACCGACCGCAAGGCGCCGATCTTCGAGTACTCGGGCACGGTGGCGGACGTCCGCGACCAGCTTCGCGATGAGGTCAACCGCCTCCGTCACCAGGTGCGCTACGCGTAACCCCCCGGGCCCACGGGTTGACAGTCTACCAGACGCGCACGACACTCAGGTAGAATGTCGACCATAGACGCCCAACCGCCCCGAGGCTCCCTCCTCCAGGGAACGCTTGACCTCCTCATTCTCCGCATCCTGGCCCTGGGAGCTCACCACGGGCACGGCATTGCGATGGCGATCCAGGCGCGGTCCGGTGACACGCTCCTGGTCGACCACGGGTCGCTCTATCCCGCCCTGCAGCGCCTCGAGAGTCGCGGGTGGATCAGCGGCGCATGGGGAGTCTCGGACAACGGCCGACGCGCGCGCTTCTACTCCCTCACGGCCGCCGGCCGGCGGCAGTTCGTCGTTGAGACGGGGCGCTGGAACCGCCTCGTGGAGTCCATCGCCCGTGTCATGGAGCCGAACCCCACGCCGGAGAATGCCTGATGTTCGGACGCCGATCCCAGAGCGACTTCGAAGACGAGATCCGCGCTCACCTCGAGCTCGAAACGGAGCGGCTGCGCGCGCAGGGGCTCTCACCCCAGGAGGCCGAGCACGCGGCGCGACGCAATTTCGGCAACGTCGGCAATGTGGGGGATCGATTCCGTGACGCGCAGTCCTTCGCGTGGGTCCAGAGCCTCGGGCGCGACCTGCGCCACGCCTGTCGGGCGTTGCTTCGCACACCGGGATTCCTCGTCACCGCCGTTGGCACTCTCGCTCTCGCGCTCGGCGCGGTCGCCGGGATGTTCAACGTCGTCAACGCGGTCCTGCTGCAACCGCTCCCCTTCCAGAATCCGGACCGGCTGGTCTCCGTCGCCGGCTCCGCTCCGGGATCGGATCTCCCTGAGCGCTTCGACCTCGGGACGGAGTTCTACCTTCATTACAAGGAGCACTCGAAGCTCCTCGATGGCCTCTGCATGGCCGGCTCGGGCACATCGACGTTGCGCACGGACAGCCGCGTCGAGCGCATTCCGATGGCATGGGCGACCAACGATCTCTACCCGCTGCTCGGCCTGCGCCCGCAGCTCGGGCGCCTTCCTGTCCCGGAGGATGATGACGACGTCGTGCTCATCAGCGACCCGCTGTGGAGCAGTTGGTTCGGACGCGATCCATCGATCATCGGGAAGTCGTACTTCGTCTCGGACGGCATGAAGCAGATCATTGGTGTCATGCCCCCGGAGTTCCGCTTCCCGAGCGATGACACGATGCTCTGGATCGCCAGCCCCGTTCGGGTCGAGGAGGTTCGTCCCGGCCAGTTCGGCTCCTTCGTCCTTGCCCGCATGAAGGAAGGAGTGACACGGGAGCAGCTCGCCCTGGAGTTGACCCGACTCTCCAAGGAGCTGCCCGAGCGCTTCGGCGGCCCACCCAACTACGCCCGTCTGATCGAAAAGCACCGCGCGGTGGTGGAGCCGTTGTTGGACCGCATGGTGGGGCGCACGGCGCGCACCTCGCTGTGGCTGCTGCTGGGCGCGGTCTTCGTCGTGCTCCTCATCGCCTGCGCCAACGTCGCCAACCTGTTCCTCGTGCGCGCCGAGGGCCGCGGCCGCGACATGGCAGTCCGCCGAGCCCTCGGAGCGTCGCGGGCGCAGCTCGTTCGGCTCCAGCTCGCGGAGGCGTTGATGGTGGCGTTCCCCGCGGGCGTCTTCGCCGTGTTTCTCAGCGCGGTGACACTGCCGCTCTTCCTTCGCGCGGCGCCGCAGGGGATTCCGAGGCTCGGCGCCGCCGCGGGCCTGGATCTCGCGACGGTCGCGGCCACGTTCGGGCTCGTCCTGCTCTCCGTGCTGCTCTCGGGCGCAGTCCCCGCGCTGCGCGCATCATCTCCCGACCTCACGAACATGCGTGACGGGGG contains these protein-coding regions:
- a CDS encoding Cof-type HAD-IIB family hydrolase translates to MQPPDLPLPPSGIALVLADVDGTLLTRDKALTERAVAAVRALRARGIRFAITSGRPPRGMRMLLPPLALTTPVAAFNGGMFCRPSDLSIVEAHTLPPALVPDLLRVLAAHGLDAWVYRGLDWLVRDGETAHVAREQWTVRFAPKCVADFAGLEEGVVKLVGVSDDAVRMEAARADVAARCGPRVSAQLSQPYYLDITHAEANKGAVARHLSASLGIPRERIATLGDQPNDVLMFRESGLSIAMGQAPQEVRAQATRVTASSEEEGFALGLERWVLGDGVFEGAGASPG
- a CDS encoding phosphotransferase, which translates into the protein MKRGGTLAELWSHGLGLAIESVRVNSVRLETRRDVTVWVKRRRLGMGAVIATGNVFLRLSRSRIRMFVSCSRWRDWELDSFRLLHAGRVAERWKGCGVALEALPGERLDLLLARGQLTPPMVEAAAHELRRAHGLTFPGSSRPWSHGDAHLKNVLYDAGEQRAWLIDFETPHEARLPAGDRHADDLFVFLLDLVGRAPEGPVEGLAAAFLRAYAREDVLRALLARLQPPRGLERALWKSRSQQLPEARLLRWLEHLRNEVLGLIRP
- a CDS encoding PadR family transcriptional regulator, which produces MSTIDAQPPRGSLLQGTLDLLILRILALGAHHGHGIAMAIQARSGDTLLVDHGSLYPALQRLESRGWISGAWGVSDNGRRARFYSLTAAGRRQFVVETGRWNRLVESIARVMEPNPTPENA
- a CDS encoding ABC transporter permease, producing the protein MFGRRSQSDFEDEIRAHLELETERLRAQGLSPQEAEHAARRNFGNVGNVGDRFRDAQSFAWVQSLGRDLRHACRALLRTPGFLVTAVGTLALALGAVAGMFNVVNAVLLQPLPFQNPDRLVSVAGSAPGSDLPERFDLGTEFYLHYKEHSKLLDGLCMAGSGTSTLRTDSRVERIPMAWATNDLYPLLGLRPQLGRLPVPEDDDDVVLISDPLWSSWFGRDPSIIGKSYFVSDGMKQIIGVMPPEFRFPSDDTMLWIASPVRVEEVRPGQFGSFVLARMKEGVTREQLALELTRLSKELPERFGGPPNYARLIEKHRAVVEPLLDRMVGRTARTSLWLLLGAVFVVLLIACANVANLFLVRAEGRGRDMAVRRALGASRAQLVRLQLAEALMVAFPAGVFAVFLSAVTLPLFLRAAPQGIPRLGAAAGLDLATVAATFGLVLLSVLLSGAVPALRASSPDLTNMRDGGRGTTSRRYWVRNMLVAGQTALALVLLICSALLIQSFQRLRNVDPGYETADIYTFQFAPDQQHLTDGPTWGRLHATFMEQLRALPGVTAVGIVNNIPLDEGTGTGRFLSDAMSEEGGGALLDRNFTAGDYFRVMGIELLQGRAFTADEAFTPNNNVIVSRSVATRLWPGESPLGQRIRRVSSDNTAVPFTVVGVVEDVKQDDWRDAGEAVVYFPLTGPTPGSWSMSSPAYVLKSARAATLQREVRELVRQLAPEAPVYREYTMEFLARRSTQELSFTMLTLGVMSALALILGAVGLYGVLSYVVAARTREIGVRMALGATPGRVRRQVVSQGTKVVLIGVVIGVTVALASTRFLGALLYEVQALDPVLFALMSVMMTGIGMLASYMPARRASSVDPIVSLRSD